A stretch of Prunus dulcis chromosome 6, ALMONDv2, whole genome shotgun sequence DNA encodes these proteins:
- the LOC117632686 gene encoding uncharacterized protein LOC117632686 has product MESHFSSSSASSTTTYLSQTMQPTKGLISTSNSLPYHQSSLHSVRRPSSKPWRKPAVAPLPPTPPRIYKVDPINFKDLVQSLTSGPGFLEARSLQSVAPAPIDVQRNASVLNNVLSSSSSSPASKIISPFSAMYKDLAETLEMSSTPHHQKAHDSNVDPSYLSLNLQSPSSHHWFSFPLLSPGTMSSLEQSTVL; this is encoded by the coding sequence ATGGAATCtcatttctcttcttcttcagcctCTTCCACCACCACTTACTTGTCCCAAACCATGCAACCAACAAAGGGTTTAATCTCAACTTCAAATTCACTTCCTTATCACCAATCTTCACTTCACTCTGTTCGGAGGCCTTCTTCGAAGCCATGGCGGAAGCCAGCGGTGGCTCCGCTGCCGCCGACCCCGCCAAGAATCTACAAAGTGGACCCCATTAACTTCAAAGACCTTGTTCAAAGCCTCACCAGCGGGCCGGGGTTTTTGGAGGCTCGATCTCTGCAGAGCGTTGCACCGGCGCCGATTGATGTTCAGAGAAATGCCTCTGTTCTGAACAatgttctttcttcttcttcttcttctccggCATCGAAAATTATTTCACCATTTTCAGCCATGTACAAGGACTTGGCTGAAACACTGGAAATGAGTTCTACACCTCATCATCAGAAGGCGCATGATAGCAATGTGGACCCTAGTTATCTGAGTCTGAACTTGCAGTCACCTTCTTCCCAtcattggttttcttttcctctgcTCAGCCCAGGAACTATGTCCAGTCTGGAACAGAGCACAGTGCTTTAG